The stretch of DNA TGAAACTTGCTTTTGGGCTCCAGGCAACGGTTGATGGCCATTACCTCTGCGAAGGGCAGGTCAGTAAAAAAGTTGTCCAGTCCCCAATACTGCCAGAAATGATGCAACAGCGCTACATCCAAAAACCGATAGTGGGTTTTGGCTACTACATCTGACAACCTACCAACAAACACATCTTCGTTTTGAGTAACCTTAAGGATCAGCCTGATTCGCTGGGCTTGGTTCTCGGTTAAAGACCCTAAATTCCAGATATTCCGGTGTTTAACCTTACCGTCTTCCCGATAAGATTCAGTCAGGGCATAGCTTTCGTAGACCTTGCCTTTAAAGGTTTTGGTAGCTCGTTTGAGGAACATCACAAACCTCCGCTAGTATAATTCTATACTACGATTATACTAGAAAAGGCCGGTAATTACAATTATCTTAGGAGTCAATATCTGTCGTTATACCGCATATTCTATACTACAACCAGTTCGTTTCGTAGCCGTGTATCCGTGATTTATAAGGGTTTGGTAAAATATGTCGCCAAACTCGGGTTTTAACCAATCATAAATTTGGGCAGCGGTTATTTCACGATAAGTCCGCAACCATGAGATAATCAACTCTTTGTGTTGCTCAAGACTGGATTTCTTAGCCGGTTCGAGGATTGTCTCCTGAAACTCATCAGGTGTCATATCCCAGTATTTCTTAACAGTATTACGATGAATCTGTAGCAGTTTTGCCACTTTACGCTGCTTGAAACCTTCACTTTTCATTACCTGAATTTTACTGTACATGTGCCACCTCTTAATCATTTTTCGCCTCCCATAATATTACTTTTTTGGTTCCGCACCAATTAAGATAATACCATGAAAAGCCATAATATTTGCCATTACTGGCTTATTTTAGTGGCACACTTTTCATTAGCGTTTTTGGTACACTTTATTTTAGCATTTACACATAGGCTTTCCGACGGTCTCGTTTCCGTCCCCTTACGGGGTTAATAAGGTTCAAATCCCTCGAAGACGATTTTGGAAAGCCGATATATGTCGTTTCCGTCCCCTTACGGGGTTAATAAGGTTCAAATCCCTCGAAGACGATTTTGGAAAGCCGATATATGTCGTTTCCGTCCCCTTACGGGGTTAATAAGGTTCAAATTCTACAGCTACCAACTCAAAGATGTTCTAAAAGCCGTTTCCGTCCCCTTACGGGGTTAATAAGGTTCAAATCGAAAGCGAGAAGCCTGACAGAATTATCATCTTTTGTTTCCGTCCCCTTACGGGGTTAATAAGGTTCAAATAGAAGGAGGGGGAGGAGTAATATGTCAATTAGTTTCCGTCCCCTTACGGGGTTAATAAGGTTCAAATCCTGCCGTTGCAATCACCTGCCGGAGTAAGCCTCAAAATTCGTTTTGCGGCTTATGCATCGATATTCATAATGCTTGCTCAGATTTTTGCCCCAAAACCTTGGTTTTTCCAATAAAATCAAAGTGCGGCTCATACTCATGATTTTTCTCTCCATATTCAATAAGTTGAATTTTTTTACACGACTATCACTTCATCAACTTCTGTTTTTTGGATATTTCCCCAAACCTGGACGTCAGCATTTCCAGCTAAGCGGTAAATCCTAAGCAAATCATCATCGGTCACATATTTGCTTATCCCTTGAATCAGTTTTTTATGGGTTTTTGAGTCAAGGATACATTCAAAGGCGGACTTTTGAACACGAAAACCAAAGCTTTTCAAATATTTGGCCAGCCTGTTCCTTCTTTTGTTATCAATAACGTCATATATAACTACCACCAGGTACTTGCGCTTTTCTTCCGGTTCCGTTTCATCAAACAGAAAATAGTCTTCAAAAAGCTTAACCTCCACCTTGTACACCTCCTTAACGCAAGCGGACCGGATGATAGTAGTCAATGTTATTATTTTCTATACAACTGGCCAATACTCCTGCCTGGTGCTGGATAGCCCGTCGGTAGCTCATGCGTTGATTTGCGTAGGGGAGGTAATTGGCTTCACTGCGGATTTTTTCTTCAAAATATTTGATGAATTTGTGGAGAGCTTTTTTCTCTAACAACACTGCGCCGGTTTTCTTATCTGTGGTAAAATCTTCAGGCACAAGGCTGCCTCCTTGAACAATGCTCATTACCAAGGAATCTGCAATCACGGGCCGCCATTCCTCAATAAGATCGCTGGCTAATGCTGGATGGCCCTGCCTGTCCTGATGCATCAACCCGGCGTAAGGATGAAGCCCTTTATTCACAACTGCAGTATATGTTTCATATAACAGCAACGTATAACCCAAACTAAGCAAAGAATTAAACGGATCCAAAGGCGGCATCCGGCTTCGCCCTGAAAAAGCGAACCTCCTGTTGACCATAAGCGACAGAGCTTTGAAATAATGCCGGGAAGCCGCCCCCTCATAGCCCATGATTTGGGCAATAGTTACTGCTCTCAAAACAGCATCTTCCAAAAGCAGCATCTGGGAGATGTGTTCATTTACGGCGGCATTTTCGATATGGCGGTTATACCGTCGCAGTACAACCACCTGGTTGGGGATTTTTGCGGCAACAACTTTGGCAGAGAATTTTAAGCAGAAGTCCTTGTCGTCACCCGCCCTGAACTGCTCTCTCTGTCGAATGATGTTGACATGTTTGGTCGATTCCAGGCGGCCATAGAACAGGCCGGATTTGGACAGAAAGGTTACAGGGATACCTTTTTCCAGCAGTTCAGCCGAGCACGATGATGTCATTTGCGCCGAACCCATCAGAACTACACCTTCCAATAATTCCAAAGGTATGCTGACATTCAGCCCGCCGCGTTTTTCGGCAATAATCCGGCCTTCTTCTATCCTGATTCTTGTATCAGGCTCACAGACATACAAAAAGCTCATAAAGACCTCTCCAGTTCACCGGAGATTTTTGCATTGATGGTATCAAAGATGTTGAAAATCTCCTGCTTACATCGAGATTTAAAGACAACCGCAATCAGTTTTTCCAATTTTTTAACGATCTTACTGCTGTTCATACCCACTTGTTCATGAATATCTTCTTCCAAAACTCCACAAAGGCTGTGAGCAGCTGTGTTCCTTTCTTCTTTATTGAGGTTTTCCATCGCCAGCAGGAAATCGCTAAAAGATTTGATTTGACTGTCCGCATTTCTTTTTAAAAAATAGCTGATCAGGCAGTTTTGCAATTTTATATTGACATGGCTGTTATCACGATATTCTCCATTGTAGTATTCATCAATGTATTTTAGCATTCTTTGATCATAGTCCTTGATCTTATGCCTTCTGACCACCTTCTCTGGTTCCTTTTTAGGTCCTTTGGTTCTTTGGGGTTTATAGCGCTCTTCAATTATTGTATCAATTGAAAAGCCTAAGCAGTATTTAAGAAAGAGGCCTTGCAGCTCTGTGACGAGCGGGTTCAGCCGGAGAACAAAGTCCGTTAAATGCCCGGTTTTTTGCAGCAGCTTAATCGCGTTAAAGTATTCGCATACTTTCTTGCAATCTTTATCCAACTCCGGATAGCGTGCCAATGCTTTAGCAACAGCAAACTCCGGGCTATCGGATGCTGGATCCAGGTTTTTCTTGCAGTCCGCAAATTTGAGCAATGCCATTACCGACGAATCCTCTTCAGCCCCGTAGCTTCTTAGAATCTGAACGGCCTCCGCATAGTTGTATTTTTTTATCAATACCTGCACCTGCCCTTTGGCCAAGGTGCGCTTAAAGCTTATGATGTCTGGGAGCACACAGCGGTTGGGAGCGTCTGGTTCGTTATCAAGGTTGTCCTGAAACTCCCGTTCCACATCGTACTCTCTTCCCCCCGCCTTGCTCTCGTTAGCTTTGGCGGCCGGAGTGATCACCTGCACCGGGATTAATGGTTTTGACGACACAACGGTCTCCAGACAGAGCATGGCCATCATCTGGGGTGTACCCGAGCTGACGTTCAACAATATTTTGTCTTTTGGGTATTGTTGAGCGATTTCTTCCAAATGTTTGCTGAAGATGCCGATAAACGCATCGAAGTCATGAGGGTTTTCGATATGAGAGAATATCAGCTTAATATCAACGGGGTGAGCCAATTTCTCGCCCAGGAACTTTACTCCCCTGGAAAAGCGCCGGTCTTTTTCCTCCCGCATCCCCATTTCCTGCGACAGGAAAATATAGACGGTGTGCGGCCGGTAATGCCTGATGATGTGAAGCATCGGCCCGTCATAATTATCCCGGACAGGATCCGTGGAACCCGTACAGGAAAACAAAACATAATCATTCAATGCCCATCGCCCCCATTCCCAAGGCTGTTTTAATGCCGAGACCGGACCATTCACCATAACTGAAAAGCAGATTGGCCAGGCTGACCATGGTTTCCGGCCCGCTAATCACTAATTCCAGTTTCCCGATAAACGAAGGGATTTTTATTCCTTCGAGGGAATAGCTGGTGCTTCGCAGAGAATAATTTCTGATCCTGGTATTTTGCGAGAGGTGCCGGAGGGCTTCTTCATTTTTTAATGAAAAATCATCAGCAAAGGCGTCATATTTATTCATCAGGCTTTGATAGATTAAAGCAAGGTCCGGAAAAATCATGTATTGGTTGGCCGATTTAAAGGAGCAGGGAGTGAGAAACCTGATTTTAACAATTCTTCTTGGGGTTTGCTCCAGATAGAATTTCCTGGTCAGTTCCCGGTAAGTTACGGGCGGCGTTTCCTTTTTGTCCTTGATGACCAGTTTTAAATCCTTATCCTTGATGATTAACTCAGTCAGGTCGTCCTTCAAGAGAGGCTCGCCTATACCCTGCCAGGCCTGTTCGGTCAAGGTGTTGACGATCCAGACCCAGGTCTTTCCTCCTTCGCCGCAGCCAAGGAACTGGCTGAAGGGTTTAAGGCCGCTTTCGTGAAGGTGCGCAGCATAGCTGCGCTCAACTCTTTCCATCAGGATCCCATGGAAAAGCGACGCCATGTTGTAATTGCATTTTTCTTCCCTGCCAGGCTCCAAGACAATTTTAATTGTTCTCAGCATGATCAGCTCTCCCTGATCCGGCAAATACCCATAAACATGTCCTTCCCGTTGACTCTTGCCACCTTCAGCGCCCGGGGAGAGAGCGGGCGGTCCTGGAAATGCTTGTGTCTGGGGAAAACCATCTGCATGACTTTTTTCGACAATTCGTTGGCCTTCTTGGGGTCCGCCGCCAAGGAGGAAATGACGGATTTGGAATGGTAGCCGGCCCCTCCCCCCATAATTAACACTCCTTTGCCGCTGTCCTTCAGCGCTTCTCCAGGCAGGAATTTCATGCTGCCAGGCCAAACGGAAATAACGCCGGCTGAGCCAAAGAGCGCTTCAAACCTTTTTTGCAGACACACGGCAATATCGTCAAAGGTTGTAATCCCATACTCCATCTTGATCTTGAAGGAATCGATGGTTAAGGAAAACTCCACTTCGGTCCCCGGCCGGGCGCATTCCCGGTAAAGAGGCAAAGCCCCTGCTCTCTCGTCCTCGCCCTTCAACCGCCCGTCTACCAGGGATAGGTCTCTCTTCTTAACCAAAACCAGGCTTTCCGGGGGAAAGGGAGTAGAATCGCTGACGGAGATGCCGGCCATCCCTTTGAAATCTTCCAGGCGGCCGTTAATATGTTTCCGGTAGTCCAACAGGTTTTTCTCTATTTCTTGGCCCAGCCTTTCAACATCCTTCTTCTTATATTTGCCGTCGCTTGCTCCTCCCAGGATGGCCTCCATTTTTTGAAGATATTTCTGGTTTGGAGCGGCCTCCCTGTGCAGGAGAGAGGCTACGACCGCCGTGCGCAGGGCGCCCTTGATGCTGCTTCCCGGAATATAGGGAAGGCCGGCCGTATTCTTAATAAAACCGTGGATGTCATTGGTTTTAAAATCAGGGTGTTCCGCCGTGGAATAAACTACCTTGCTGACCTGTTTAAACACTGCTACCGCCCGGTTTTTGATGCGGTACTCTTTTTCTTTCAGCCATCTAAAAGTGTCAAACCCTCCATCTTTTGCCTTCTGCTGGATGAAAGCAGCGTATTCATTAAACAGCCCTGTGGACAGCAAATAATTGATCCATTTCCGCTCGTCCAAAACATAAACCTTTTTTTCGTCAGGCACAAAGGCATAGTTAAGCCTGGTAAGCTTAGTGCTGTCCCCTCCGCCCACAAAAAGGGGAGTAATTACCTGCAACTTGAGGCGATAGTTGGTTTTGCCGGCCAGGCTCATATCTTCACCCCCAGATACATCCCTTTTCCGTACCGGTAGACCGGGTGACCGCCGCGGTCAGAAACGTCAAGCACCTGCCCTTTGATTCGTTCCGGGAAGCAGGCCCCGGCAGCAAACATCACCACCGGTTTTCTTTTTAGCTGGGCTGCGGCGTAGGTCTGAGAAGCCACAAAACCGGTTCTGCCCACCAGGGTATAATACGAGTTGTCCTGTTTGACGATGCTCAGTTCGTCCTTGGCAGGAGCCAACACAGACAAGGACATATACAGCCCCACCTCTTCCGTCAGCAGCTCATCAAGGATGCAATCGCTGTCATAAAGGCCTGTCTCAAAGGAGTCCTTGACCAATACAAATTTCCCCAGCCCGCTGCTCTTTTTGCCGCCGATACCGGATAGCCCCAGACTCTCCATGACCTTATCAAGCCTCACCCTCCACTCTTCGGAGACCCCAAGGATGAAATACAGGCCGCTGTTTTTACGAAAGCAGTATGCCGAGACCGGGTAAGGCATGGTCTCCTCTTCCCGGGCTGTCTTCGCCCGGTAAAGAAGCGTTTCATAGGCAAAACTCTCTTGTTCCTGGAGCCAGGGCAGTTCTCCACCCCGGCGAAGAAAACCAAGATACGCCCTAAACTTGCTGGCCGGGATATAATCCAGCTTTTTCAGGGACTTTTTGTCGGTCTTTCCTTCTTCTTCCCCGTCCTGCTTAATATATGGGGGTATGGCCGGCTTTGGCAGATAAAGCTCCTGCCCTGACCAGGGAAACAAATCAGAGAGCAGGAACAGGCCGCTTTGGGCAGCCTCAATCAATTCGCCACATCCCTGCACTCCGTAAACATTTATCCATTCCTGGCAAATGGCGCTAAAAAGGGTGTCGGCATGGCAGGCCATCCTGCTTTGCGCCAGCACGGCTCCGGCCCTGTCGCCGCCAAAGCGGACCGGGGTCAGAAACTCCATCTTGTATAGATAGTGCTTCATCATATGACCACGCCGTTTCTGCCGTTCTGGAAGGCCTCTTCCGCCTTTGTTCTGACGTCAAAGCCTAAAGCCTTTTTGCCTGAAACCTGGGCGTAGTCCTTATATTCCAGTGTTATTCCCGCGAATTCAACCCGCCCGCAGCCCCTGCTGCCGTGGCCCCCGATGTAATCATCCTGGAGCAAGGAAATCCCGCAGCCCAGGTGCCGCATGTCTTCCTCCAGTTCTTCGGGCTTTTCCAGGTTGTAAACCAACTTAAAAGCGAATTCCGCTCCGGCCGGCACCCGCTCCATTTGGCGGGGATTGGCTATTCCGCTGAGACGGGGGATGGTGTTTTCAAATTTGATTTCGGTCAAATAAAGGTCGGTGTCCATTTTTTTCAGTCGTTCTAAGCTCTCCTTTGTCATGAAAGCATCATAAAACTGCAGCCGGGAGAGGAAGAGCTTTTCGCCGCTGCTGCCGAAAAGGCGCAAAAGCTTATCGTCCTCGTCCTTGAAATCCTTCAACTGCCCTTCCCGCGCATAAACCCGGGCCAAAAGGTAGCGCATTTTCCCCTTCAGGCTGCTGCCGGGGATATAGGGGCTCTTGGTCAATGGATCGCGGACCACGACCATATCCACTGCGCCGATGGAGGAAAAGTTCTTGGAAGCGCCGATATGCAGCCCGGTCTTCAGGCAGATCTTGCCCCCCAGAATCAGTTTGCCGCAAATTCCGTTGATGTTATTGCTCATGAGTCTTTACCCCCCTCGAATTTATGATAGGCCACAATGGCTTCGATATAATCGGCAAAATTGTTGAATCTGCTGGCGCTGGTCTTGATGGCATTGATTTCTTTTATCAATTCTGCCTTTTTCTCAAAATCCTTTACTTCCTTCATATCTTTTTTGCCACACTGGTAGATCAGTTTTACTTTTAAGGCTTGGATGTCCCCCAAAATGTCTTCGTGCAGCCTGTCATCCTGGATCAGGCCAGCCGATTCGTAGATTTGGAGCTTGTTTTTAATGGCGTTTACTCCGGCCAGAAACTTGCGGATCTGGCTGATGGTCAGGCTTATTTGCCCTCGTTCGTTTTTTAGGCTTTCCACAACCGCTTTGGCCTTGTCCACATACTCCTTATTCACGGTCATCCTCCTCTTTCCGGTTGAGATAAATGATGAGGCTGAGCGCAGTCATGAACTCCTGCCGGTCTTTCTCCGACAGGGCCCATTGATAGATGGCCTGCTTCATCTCGCGGTAAACACCGCCCACGCACTCTTTGTCTTTTCCGGAAGGCTCCATCCGGCCCAAAACATAGGCTAAACGGGCTACTTCGATTCGATCGCCGCTGCGCCAACCCTCTTCAATTCTTGCAAAAAGCTGGAGCAGTTTGTAAAGCCTGGTCATGCCGCATTGCAGTTTGCCCGGCTCGGTTTTGTCCTCGCCGATACTGAACCATTTCACGAGTCCCCCCAACTTCTCGCCGCATACCTTTTCGGTGAAAGCGTCCCAGTCATAGACATGTTTAAAGACGTATTCCGCCTGTTTCCCTCCCTGCCCCTCAATTTCAGGTCCAAAAAGCGATATTTTGTTTTTCCCCGCGACCTTTGCCGATTGCTCCAGCTCCCCGGTCAGTTTCGCCATCTGGCTGACAGGAAAAGCGGCATGGAAAACACCTACGCCGGCGGATATTGTCATTTTCCCGTTGGTGAGTTTTTTAAAGGCCCGGTGCAGGTCCACCGCCAGTTCCAGCGTCTCATCCCAGGCGCCGACGATAAAAACGTCGTCTCCGCCTGCATAAACGATAACCACGTCTTTTTCCTTGCCTTGCTCCTGCATTTTTCCCGGCAGCCTGAAGGGGGCAAGCGTCCCCAACTGTCCCCGGCACAGCTTGTTGATTTCGTGCTTAAAAAAGAGGGAAAGGCTGTAAGACAAGGACGCGTTGCGAGAAAGGGACACGTACCTGAACCGCTCCGGTTCACCCTTGGGAAGAATAAAACCCTTAACAAAGGCTTGTCCCAGGTTGTCGACATCGGCTCTCAGGACCCCGAGCCGCTTGATTCCACAGCTCCTTTGGGCCAAAGTGGCGAAGTCGATCAACCCTTCGCTGCCGCTTGCCGCGCTGTAGGTTCCTGCCCACAGGTTGGTCATATAGTGTTCTCCCGTCAAGAGGCTGTTGATGGAATAAACCCGTAGAGCCTGTCCCTCACGTAATAGCTCTTGGGCTTCCTTGATCCCTGAAAACGAAAGATAAACCTGCCCCTTCTCCAGGGACGGCAGAGGGAGCTGGTCTCCCGCAGGGTCTTCCAGCCTGATCGCAATTACCGGCCTCTCCTCTGCGCTGACTTTTAGCCTGGCCAGCTTGTCGCCTGCCCGGAAAAGCGCCAGGCAGTTCCTGCAGACCATAGAGCCGTCTTTGTCTTTCAGCAGATGGTGGGAAGAACCGCAGACGGCGCACTCTCTGCCGGCCTCCAGCTGGCTGTTTAACGGGCTGTCGGGATCAGTCAGTTCCTCCAGCTGCTGGCATGAATACCGCTGCAGCTTTCCCAGGGAATTGGCCCTGGACACCTGGCGGAACAAATTGCCCAAGAGGTTCTCCGTCTTTTCTTCACGGTTAAGCCCGTTGGCCAACTCGTGGGCGCTGGCCTCAACAGACGAGATTTCCAGATAAAGCCCCGTGGAGCACATTCCCATCAACCAGCCGTTTACACGTTCCTTGGCCGTTTCTAAGACGCCCTTGACCGTTTGAGTATTAGGAAGGATCAGATAAAAATGTCCTCCTCCCGAGTA from Peptococcaceae bacterium encodes:
- a CDS encoding transposase, with the protein product MFLKRATKTFKGKVYESYALTESYREDGKVKHRNIWNLGSLTENQAQRIRLILKVTQNEDVFVGRLSDVVAKTHYRFLDVALLHHFWQYWGLDNFFTDLPFAEVMAINRCLEPKSKF
- the cas2 gene encoding CRISPR-associated endonuclease Cas2, with amino-acid sequence MEVKLFEDYFLFDETEPEEKRKYLVVVIYDVIDNKRRNRLAKYLKSFGFRVQKSAFECILDSKTHKKLIQGISKYVTDDDLLRIYRLAGNADVQVWGNIQKTEVDEVIVV
- the cas1 gene encoding CRISPR-associated endonuclease Cas1, whose amino-acid sequence is MSFLYVCEPDTRIRIEEGRIIAEKRGGLNVSIPLELLEGVVLMGSAQMTSSCSAELLEKGIPVTFLSKSGLFYGRLESTKHVNIIRQREQFRAGDDKDFCLKFSAKVVAAKIPNQVVVLRRYNRHIENAAVNEHISQMLLLEDAVLRAVTIAQIMGYEGAASRHYFKALSLMVNRRFAFSGRSRMPPLDPFNSLLSLGYTLLLYETYTAVVNKGLHPYAGLMHQDRQGHPALASDLIEEWRPVIADSLVMSIVQGGSLVPEDFTTDKKTGAVLLEKKALHKFIKYFEEKIRSEANYLPYANQRMSYRRAIQHQAGVLASCIENNNIDYYHPVRLR
- the cas6 gene encoding CRISPR system precrRNA processing endoribonuclease RAMP protein Cas6, yielding MLRTIKIVLEPGREEKCNYNMASLFHGILMERVERSYAAHLHESGLKPFSQFLGCGEGGKTWVWIVNTLTEQAWQGIGEPLLKDDLTELIIKDKDLKLVIKDKKETPPVTYRELTRKFYLEQTPRRIVKIRFLTPCSFKSANQYMIFPDLALIYQSLMNKYDAFADDFSLKNEEALRHLSQNTRIRNYSLRSTSYSLEGIKIPSFIGKLELVISGPETMVSLANLLFSYGEWSGLGIKTALGMGAMGIE
- the csm5 gene encoding type III-A CRISPR-associated RAMP protein Csm5; translated protein: MSLAGKTNYRLKLQVITPLFVGGGDSTKLTRLNYAFVPDEKKVYVLDERKWINYLLSTGLFNEYAAFIQQKAKDGGFDTFRWLKEKEYRIKNRAVAVFKQVSKVVYSTAEHPDFKTNDIHGFIKNTAGLPYIPGSSIKGALRTAVVASLLHREAAPNQKYLQKMEAILGGASDGKYKKKDVERLGQEIEKNLLDYRKHINGRLEDFKGMAGISVSDSTPFPPESLVLVKKRDLSLVDGRLKGEDERAGALPLYRECARPGTEVEFSLTIDSFKIKMEYGITTFDDIAVCLQKRFEALFGSAGVISVWPGSMKFLPGEALKDSGKGVLIMGGGAGYHSKSVISSLAADPKKANELSKKVMQMVFPRHKHFQDRPLSPRALKVARVNGKDMFMGICRIRES
- the csm4 gene encoding type III-A CRISPR-associated RAMP protein Csm4; this encodes MMKHYLYKMEFLTPVRFGGDRAGAVLAQSRMACHADTLFSAICQEWINVYGVQGCGELIEAAQSGLFLLSDLFPWSGQELYLPKPAIPPYIKQDGEEEGKTDKKSLKKLDYIPASKFRAYLGFLRRGGELPWLQEQESFAYETLLYRAKTAREEETMPYPVSAYCFRKNSGLYFILGVSEEWRVRLDKVMESLGLSGIGGKKSSGLGKFVLVKDSFETGLYDSDCILDELLTEEVGLYMSLSVLAPAKDELSIVKQDNSYYTLVGRTGFVASQTYAAAQLKRKPVVMFAAGACFPERIKGQVLDVSDRGGHPVYRYGKGMYLGVKI
- the csm3 gene encoding type III-A CRISPR-associated RAMP protein Csm3 is translated as MSNNINGICGKLILGGKICLKTGLHIGASKNFSSIGAVDMVVVRDPLTKSPYIPGSSLKGKMRYLLARVYAREGQLKDFKDEDDKLLRLFGSSGEKLFLSRLQFYDAFMTKESLERLKKMDTDLYLTEIKFENTIPRLSGIANPRQMERVPAGAEFAFKLVYNLEKPEELEEDMRHLGCGISLLQDDYIGGHGSRGCGRVEFAGITLEYKDYAQVSGKKALGFDVRTKAEEAFQNGRNGVVI
- the csm2 gene encoding type III-A CRISPR-associated protein Csm2; protein product: MNKEYVDKAKAVVESLKNERGQISLTISQIRKFLAGVNAIKNKLQIYESAGLIQDDRLHEDILGDIQALKVKLIYQCGKKDMKEVKDFEKKAELIKEINAIKTSASRFNNFADYIEAIVAYHKFEGGKDS
- the cas10 gene encoding type III-A CRISPR-associated protein Cas10/Csm1 — protein: MNAGYKHLMYGALLHDIGKLVQRASPGEGSHSDRGAEFVRNVLAGKEWREVEDCIRYHHAEALRNARLADSSLAYLVYEADNVAAGADRRRTEAAAEQGLFRKDMPLHSIFNVFKEEASAEKTAFFLKTIEEFGQITFPEKEGSAEISSQKYAYLLQSFEKGFQKMRAGIDSIESLLKLLEVCLAYVPSSTSANEVPDISLFNHSKITAMIAGCLYYYFAEQGIKSYQELCFEKPEKLRSEKTALLVSGDMSGIQSFIYTISSKGALKSLRGRSFYLEIFLEHVIDEILEACGLCRANLLYSGGGHFYLILPNTQTVKGVLETAKERVNGWLMGMCSTGLYLEISSVEASAHELANGLNREEKTENLLGNLFRQVSRANSLGKLQRYSCQQLEELTDPDSPLNSQLEAGRECAVCGSSHHLLKDKDGSMVCRNCLALFRAGDKLARLKVSAEERPVIAIRLEDPAGDQLPLPSLEKGQVYLSFSGIKEAQELLREGQALRVYSINSLLTGEHYMTNLWAGTYSAASGSEGLIDFATLAQRSCGIKRLGVLRADVDNLGQAFVKGFILPKGEPERFRYVSLSRNASLSYSLSLFFKHEINKLCRGQLGTLAPFRLPGKMQEQGKEKDVVIVYAGGDDVFIVGAWDETLELAVDLHRAFKKLTNGKMTISAGVGVFHAAFPVSQMAKLTGELEQSAKVAGKNKISLFGPEIEGQGGKQAEYVFKHVYDWDAFTEKVCGEKLGGLVKWFSIGEDKTEPGKLQCGMTRLYKLLQLFARIEEGWRSGDRIEVARLAYVLGRMEPSGKDKECVGGVYREMKQAIYQWALSEKDRQEFMTALSLIIYLNRKEEDDRE